TGCTTCGTGTTGCTGAGAAACCAGTAAGTGAAAACCCAGAAATAGTTCTTGCACCAGTTTATAATGCAAAAGAAGAAAAATTAGAGTTACAATCATTTCGTTTAGATGATGAAAAATATGATTTTGAAGATCCGCGAATGATTCGTCATAAAGCAAAACTAGAAGGTTTTTCTTATTTAACTTCGCTTTCTTATATTCGAATTGCCCGTAGTAAAGATGGTCATCATTTCACTTTAGACGAAAAACCATTTTTATATCCATTCAATGAATATCAAACGTTTGGAATTGAAGATGCTCGTGTGACACAAATCGGTGATACCTATCATGTGAATTTCAGTGCTGTATCGGAGTTTGGTGTAGCAGATGCCCTTATCACAACGAAAGACTTTGAAAACTTAGAGTATCAAGGAAATATTTTTGCTCCTGAAAATAAAGATGTCCTTATTTTTCCAGAAAAAATTAGTGGGAAGTATTATGCGCTTCATCGTCCAAGCTTAAAAAGTATTGGTAATTTAGACATTTGGATTGCTTCTTCCCCTGATTTACGTAGTTTTGGCGATCATCGTCATTTACTTGGTATTCGACCAGGAGAATATGACAGCGGGCGTGTTGGCGGTGGTTGTGTACCAATTAAAACTGAAGA
The nucleotide sequence above comes from Listeria ivanovii subsp. londoniensis. Encoded proteins:
- a CDS encoding glycoside hydrolase family 130 protein, with protein sequence MNIYRYEENPLITPLDVKPIHDGFEVIGAFNGGVAKYNGEVLLLLRVAEKPVSENPEIVLAPVYNAKEEKLELQSFRLDDEKYDFEDPRMIRHKAKLEGFSYLTSLSYIRIARSKDGHHFTLDEKPFLYPFNEYQTFGIEDARVTQIGDTYHVNFSAVSEFGVADALITTKDFENLEYQGNIFAPENKDVLIFPEKISGKYYALHRPSLKSIGNLDIWIASSPDLRSFGDHRHLLGIRPGEYDSGRVGGGCVPIKTEEGWLILYHGATEENRYVMGAALLDLADPTIVLKRTTTPILEPEADYEKNGFFGDVVFACGAIQEGDTLHMYYGVADTSMAGCDLKISEILRQLEVESK